A segment of the Triticum urartu cultivar G1812 chromosome 1, Tu2.1, whole genome shotgun sequence genome:
CATGAGTCAGTGTGTAGATGGTGATTGTCATGATTGTGCAGAGCACATGCACGGGCATAGTCATGCTGATACCATAAATAATTCCGAATTGCTTGCTCAGCATTGTTGCCCAGAGGAAGGTGCAAATACTAGAGAAACTGAGAACAAGAAGGTAATTTCTCAGTCTGAATCAGTTTATTTCTTAAAACATTAAACATGATAATGAGTGTTTTCACTTAGAAGTCTGTTACTCTGTTATCATATTTTTTGATTACAGCATTGGTGATATGTTGCTGAATTCCCCTTTATGTTGCATGTATAGTTTGACTGATTTATATTAAACAGGATGAGGAAGTCCACATGGTGGGTTCCTCCCAGCCTGCTGCCTGCAATTTGGGGATATCCCAAGGTGAAGATAAATCATGTAATGATGGTAAAGATGCGAGTGCAGCTGCTAACTGTCAAGATACAGATTGCTTTGCATCTTCTACTGATGAAAATGTAAGCTCATGTTGCAAGATCCGTTTTTATTCCAAATAATTCACatatgcataattcaaaattCTTATCAGACAAGATTTTGAAATGTCTAAATGACTAGTGCACAAACATGGCATGCTTGTTATGTTCTCTTTGAGAACTTGTAATATATCTCTGGCGACATCAGTCAATATATTACCACTACCATTACTTAATAACCCTGATAATTCTGAACTTTTGATTGTGATATGTGCTGAATTTAGGACTAGATTCAAATGTACTTTATAAAGACTCTTCTGTAAATAGGGCATGTGATGAATAGATTTATCCCCAAGTTATTTCAGGAGGCTGTATTGCAAAAATATGCCTGGCAAAGAGTAAACCAGGTAATGTACTGGTACTCTTTCTTCCAGGTACCAATCCTTGTGGGTTTTGTTGCATAGTCACTTTCTTGGAAAAGTTTGACATTTTTTAAAGAGCTCCATAGTGTTAGAAAATACAAATAGGACATTCACCTGTGTTTTTGGATTTCTACATAAAAGTGGGTCATATGGCGTTTATTTGTGCCTTCAAGGGATTTATTCAAAAGTTCAAAGATTCACTGGGTGAATTTTGAACCAATTTAAGCCAAACTGGAACCTGGCAACATGCAGTTCCTTTTTCTCGAATACGCAGGAAAGCTGCACAGCATTGCACTAATAACAAATGTACCTAGAGTACAAACACACCCACATACTCCACTAAAACAGCTATAAACAGAGCGCCACAAGCAAGAAAAAGCACGACCAACACTCAACCATGGCCAAACTACGACTCTCCCATGGTCAGCCTGGCCAAGCCTTTTGCCCCAGCCATGCACCAATGCTGCTCCTCCTCTTTAATAGCCAGCAGCACCTTCTGGACATTAGGTGAACTCCCATTGAGGGCACAATCATTTCGATGCTTCCAAATCATCCAAGCACAAAGGGTGATCAAGGAGTTCAACCCAGCCTGCATAGAAACTGGCACCATAGAGATGGTTCAGTACCACAAGCAAAAGAAATGTACAGAAGGTGATTTGGAGTGCCAGGTCAGGTAACCTGCAGCTTAGCCAGAGTGATTGAGCCGTCCGTGCCATGCCATAGCCTCCCCACCAAAATTTAAGGATTGGACATAGGAAACTCCCATCAGATAAAGTTAAAATTGGAAATGGTTCAGCTTTTCTAATTTGCAGAACCAGTCGATGCTTCAGCTAACAGCGAACTATTCATAAAGTTAGGACAGGATATCACAAAGCATCTCACGAACACCTTTCAGTTTATCAAGAACTGAGTCCTGTTCTATAATATAATCATTTGTGCCTTCTATTTGAAGATAATAATGTGTTTAAATAACTGTTGATTATAACAAATCTGTTTTCTTCATTTCAGATAACTCCAGGGCACCGCAGGGCTCCATCTTTGCCACTGGATGTTCCTCCAGTTGATGTTGACAaagtaattgttgttatcatTTGATACATTCTCCTTTTGCCTGCATTTGATACATTCTCCTTTTCTTGGCGTTGACAAAGTAATTGTTCTTCTCAGAATTCTATCTGCTTTGATTCATCTAGCATTCACTTTTTTAACTATTTATGTAGGTAAGATGTATCATAAGAAATATTGTGAGAGATTGGGCCCAGGAGGTAATTTTCTGTTCAACTGTAGATTGTTTTAGAATGTGCTTGATGTAGACCTTCTATTTTTCTGCACTGTCCTAATGTTGATCTTTTTACCTTTAATTGTTTTTGTCCCAGGGTCAAATTGAACGTGATGAGTGCTATAAACCAATTCTTGAGGAACTTAATCGTCTTTTTCCTGACCGAAGCAGGTAAACATGCATTGTCTCTTATTGTTTCAGTAATGAAGAGCTACTGTACATTTTCAAATCATTTGCTAAGATTAAGAATTGATCTTGATTTAAGAGTGGATACTGGCAATAGTTTTTTGTCGTTGTGGGATAGACGGATAGTTGGTTGATAGGAATATCTAACAGTGTCATCTCCTTTGTGTTTGTGTTCACTAGTCTGCTTGCATGGCGGGTGGGGCTGGGGATTATTATAATGAAAACTGGCAAATCGTTTCAGATAGTATTGTTTTCTCAGTAATGATGGAAACGTGTTTTGAAGCTGCTCAGCGCTCCCAGAACCCTGTGAGGCTGAGCCTTCCTATTTTTCTATTTGTTCAATGAATCATGCAGAAGGAACAAATTGACAATGTTCTTGCAGATTCGTGTTTTGTCTTTGTACTCTTGTATCTTTGATTACAGGCGCACTGGTACTACTATTTATTAGCACATTTCCTTCAGGCTTTTGCTATATTAGTCTATTATCTTGGGTCAGAAGCACGTGATAAATGCCACCAAAACCTAAGACTGCGGAGCAAATTACTGTTCTTTTAGACGCTATTGATGGTGGATCCAAGCATTTCCATTGACGTCACAAACAAACAGAAGTTTTTTTCCTTCCAGATTTACTTCTAGTTTCCAGCACTGATCTGTGTATGTTCTGAAAATCACAGGCCACCTTCATGTTTAGTCCCTGGTGCTGGGCTTGGGAGATTGGCTCTGGAGATCTCTTCTCTGGGTACTGTATGGTGATGTTCAGTTGAAGATTAGCCAATACAATATATTTCTTGAATTCTGTATTGTATTCCCTTGAACAGGTTTTGTAAGCCAGGGAAATGAGTTCTCATATTACATGATGATCTGTTCAAGTTTCATTCTAAACCAGTATGCCAATCTATTAACTCTGTGCTACAGATATTATAAGCAATCGGCATCTTTATCAAACTGTGTTCATAATGCTAATAATACCACATATTTCTATCAGCACCCAAGAGGCCAATGAATGGACCATTTATCCTTGGATACACAACAATTGCAATTCTCTTTCAGACAAAGATCAACTTCGGGCTGTTTCATTTCCTGATATTCATCCCTCAAGGTATTGAGTACACCATGTTTAACTTCTTTATTTTCAGTGTCAGCACCTCTACAAAAATAATGTTTTCCCATGCATCATTCTTTGTACATTTGGTGCAAAGCTGTACATTTGGGATATATGTATTATTGAGTGCATTTAGATTATAGTATTTCCATGGGCCCAAGTACAGTTATGCTGACTACATTTGTAGGTAAATTGTGTTGTAGGATTCTGTATGAAATACAAATCAGCTTATGGAATATTTGAGAAGATCAAAGTGCATTATGGGTCCTCAAACTATTTCTGGGGTGTCATATAGGTCCTGGACCTTGAAAATCGTCACCTGGGTCCATGGAAATAGTTTTGAGGGCCCAACTTTTTTATCCACACAATTTTGACTTTTGGATGTTAATTTTTTTTTTGGCATTAAAAATTGTGTCGTTGCATAGTTACATTTGACTTCCTAATCTAAATTTTGTTTCATTTGAGTTTGAGTTTACTGATAGAGCTTGTTTCAGTCTGCTGGCATTATTTATACTGTAGGCAAAAGCTGAAATTTTATTTCTATTGAGTGTGGACTTTGATTTCTCGCGGATACACTGATTGTCATATGTTTGTATGCTTCACGTTGGTATATTTAGCTCACTTGTATTGGGTCCTCTTTTCTATTAACAGTGCTGGGATAACCGAAGGATTTTCGATGTGTGCTGGAGATTTTGTAGAGGTCTACAATGAGGAAAGCCAAGAATGTAAGATCACTTGCTCTCTTACGATTGGGGCTTTTAGTAAACTAAGCAGGGGTCAAacaaacaagaacaacaacaaagcctttcaATCCCAAACAAGTGGGGGTAGGCTAGAGCTGAAACCCATCTCACACGATGTTGGataagcttctcttcaattggtgctaccccaactctatcacGTATATCATCAATCCGGACCCGATCCTTTCTTGTGTGGCCACATATTCATGTCAGCATGCACATCTCTGCTACACCTAACTGTTGGACATGACACCTTTTAGTTGGACAGGGGTCAAAATGATTTATGATTTGAAGAGTGTTCTGGGGCCCTTTGGCTTGTGGTGCACATATTTGCCACATGAACTATTGGTTATTATGTTAAAGGAATACTGAACGTTCTTCTCACGGACCAGGAAAGCTTCTAGTTTTAGGTGCATTAATGATGAAAAAATTGACCCTTACACGACTTTCTCAACTAAAGAGTTATATGTTGTTTCAGAATCAGCTTAACTGTGCTTTTGCTTGCTACAATCCTCCATTAAAGAGGCATGTAACTGCAGGAAACTGAAATAAGGTGGTTGGATTGTTAGACGCAGTGTGGTTAAATAATTATTGACACATGGATACTCCTGTAATGGGGTCAGTCCATCACTCCATCTTGTCTAAGCATATAAACGTGTTAATAATTGCAAGCTGCATCTTGTTTGTATCCTAAAAGGAGAGAAAGTTTGAGCTGATTTTGTTTGTCAGATTGTCGGAATTTGAAATCACAAGGAAAAGCATGATTTATTCTGTTGGGTTAAACTGCCAGATCATAATCTGTGGTGTTGTTGCATCATGTACATATGAAGTACAAAGCATGCTTTCGCGGGAAACATATTCAGTATTTTTTGTTCTGCTACTTTGTTTGGTTTTGTTTCAGGGCTGCATATAATACATAAATTGCGTTAGGAGTAATGCCTTTGTTAACTTTCAAAAGAAAAATCTCAACAGTTTTGTACTAATGTAGTGGGTGCCTGAGTGGTTGCAAAACAAGCCTGTAATTTAATCTGCTTTGCGTTTGTCGGTATTAACTTGGAGAGGACTAAAGCACACCCCTTCTGTAACCATGTAGGCTACTGATGCATTATTACTTTTCTCATGGATGACAACAAGTTGAAGTCCTCTTGGAGTTCAATGTTCTTGCATTTCTCTGTTTACTGCTTGCATTATTACTTTTCTCATTTTGTATAGTCCGTACTTGCGTAATGGATAAATGCTGTTTTGACACTCTTACAATTCTTATCTGCTCTTCCAGCTGCATGGgatgctgttgtaacttgcttcTTCCTCGATACGGCACACAATATTGTTGAATATATTGAGATAATATCAAAAATTCTCAAAGATGGTGGAGTGAGTTCACTTGCTCTAAGATTTTAATTAGGATATATGTTCTTCATGAGAACCAGTAGTGCACATGTTATTTTGTGAGCTGATTGGTAGGAAGTCATTATTTAGTATAAGTTGTTTCTCCACTCTCCAATGCTATTATACCTGCTCTTTCTGTATTTACTATAATCAATAAGTAACTGCGGCAATTTGAATCAACAGGTCTGGGTAAACATGGGTCCGCTTCTTTATCACTTTGCTGATGCCTATGGACCAGATGATGTAATTACTCTTTTCTTGACCCCCATTATTTATACTAATTGAAGGTGGCATTATCAGTTGACATAATTTGTCTCCTTGAACTCAGGATATGTCTATCGAACTAAGTTTGGAAGACGTGAAAAGGGTAGCTTACCATTATGGATTTGTGATGGAGGTGAGGGTTTATGCACTATAAATTGACTATCGCTGTTTCCACAGATTTTATTAACATGCAATTTTGCAGGTGGAGAAAATGATAGATACCACTTACACAGCAAATATGGTATCGATGATGCAGGTAAACTACTAACAGTTGACTGAATTATGTGACGTATAACATTGAATTCAATCTATGTACGACAACCGGTCTTATCTCAGCATCTGGTTTGAGTCGCAGAATCGATACCGCGCGGCATTTTGGACGATGAGGAAGGATGCGTCTCGGTCGAAAGCTAAAAAGCGGCAGTGAGGCGAAGATCCCCCGTTTGGTGTGAAATTCGCGTCAAAGTTGTTAGAAATTTAGAAAGAGTGATTTGGGTCGGTCCCATTGGTGATGTTTATCCTGGGACAAACGAGGATGATGTGTTTGGTGCCGCCATTGTCGCACCATGATATACTAGTGTTGATACTTGGACCTCAGAGCGAAACTGTGCTGTGAATCCTGTGATATAATTTGCTTGGCGTCACTTCACTTCTAGCAAACGGCGACGTGATGTGCCCCGAAAGAAGGGTTGACCATTACTTGGTGTGGGGGTGACGTGCAGCCGATAGTCTATCTGGAAACAACGAGGAATCCAAAAGAATTTAGCACTCCCTCCATTACATAATGTATCGCATATAGATTTCTTAAAAAGTCAAAatttacaaactttgaccaagtttgtaGAGAAAAACATATAGATCTAGAATATGAAATACATATCCTAGGGTACATCACAAGACATACTTTCATGTTGTCTCTAGAATACGAAATACATATCCTAGGGTACATCACAAGTCACACTATGCATCTGATGAAGATGTGCAATGCTGTGAGGCGTCCGATAGAATGAGAATAGATGGGCTGTCTAATTTGGCGCTTTGTTCAGCTGGGTTCTGGTCCCCTAATTAGCTTTTGCTGTGCTTGCAGTTAAGACTTGCGGTGGTATCCTGCCCCCTGCTGGCTTTTGGTGTAATAGGCTGTAGTAGTATTGAGATTGTTGAATTTgcccccgcaaaaaaaaaagatgATTGTTGAATTTGATGCTGTCCAGGTTTTTGCCTCATGGCATTCGTTTCGACGGCGGGCAAATGAAGTGGGTTTCCTGGCAGTGCTTGAGCTCGCATTACCTCTCTCCCTACCCCCTAATTGTTTCTAGAAGTATTGTATTTACGTTCATTTGCGATGTAAAGGAGTTATAGGCCGGTTCGGAAAAAAAAATCACAAGTCATACTTTTATGTTGTCTATATTtgatattgtagatataaataggTTTCTGTTGATCAAAGATTGTTAAGTTTAACTATCAAAAAATCTATATATTATAAAATGGAGTGAGTAGTAAACATACTTTGTTGGCTACCTTTAAGACCCAAGCCAAACATGTTGGGTACTAAAATAAAAaagcaccgttgccggggatcGAACCCACTTCATTCGCCCGCCGTCGAAACGAATGCCATGAGGCAAAAACCTGGACAGCATCAAATTCAATTGCGATGTAAAGGGGTTATAGGCCAGTTCAAAAAAAATCACGAGTCATACTTTTATGTTGTCTATATTtgatattgtagatataaataggTTTCTGTTAATCGAAGATTGTTAAGTTCAATTATCAAAAAATCTATATATTATAAAACGGAGTGAGTAGTAAACATACTTTGTGGGCTACCTTTAAGACCCAAGCCAAACATGTGGGTACTAAAAAACAAAAaacgccgttgccggggatcgAACCCGGGTCACCCGCGTGACAGGCGGGAATACTTACCACTATACTACAACGACTTGCTTGTGCTTGCATCGAACTGAAGCTAACTTGACTGTTATCAACTAGCTCCCTCAGGCCCCACCAAGCAGCTAAGCACGCTGGCTCTGTTCTTGCCTTCACTAGTAGGTTCCGCCACAGACAAAGTCCCCCTTGTTTTCTAGCAGCACCGTGCTCCACGTGATCTGTGCCTTCTCCTTCATGAACTCCCCCATTATCAGAGAAATCTTTCTCGTCCGCACGCCGGGGACCAGTACACCATCACCGTAATAACCCTTTTTTTTCCAGATTCCGCAATATAACCCTACTCATGAACGCCAGGGACCGAGCACCCTGAGTTGTGGGAGTTATGGAC
Coding sequences within it:
- the LOC125524453 gene encoding carnosine N-methyltransferase-like isoform X1, with amino-acid sequence MAARRYTEHEEALEIKSLRRIIAAYINYQDAAEKDVKRYERSFKKLSPAHKELLFHLGLKYQRLRWCISMNTSFIMNMLEAFEPPFDMSQCVDGDCHDCAEHMHGHSHADTINNSELLAQHCCPEEGANTRETENKKDEEVHMVGSSQPAACNLGISQGEDKSCNDGKDASAAANCQDTDCFASSTDENEAVLQKYAWQRVNQITPGHRRAPSLPLDVPPVDVDKVRCIIRNIVRDWAQEGQIERDECYKPILEELNRLFPDRSRPPSCLVPGAGLGRLALEISSLGFVSQGNEFSYYMMICSSFILNHTQEANEWTIYPWIHNNCNSLSDKDQLRAVSFPDIHPSSAGITEGFSMCAGDFVEVYNEESQESAWDAVVTCFFLDTAHNIVEYIEIISKILKDGGVWVNMGPLLYHFADAYGPDDDMSIELSLEDVKRVAYHYGFVMEVEKMIDTTYTANMVSMMQNRYRAAFWTMRKDASRSKAKKRQ
- the LOC125524453 gene encoding carnosine N-methyltransferase-like isoform X2, which codes for MAARRYTEHEEALEIKSLRRIIAAYINYQDAAEKDVKRYERSFKKLSPAHKELLFHLGLKYQRLRWCISMNTSFIMNMLEAFEPPFDMSQCVDGDCHDCAEHMHGHSHADTINNSELLAQHCCPEEGANTRETENKKDEEVHMVGSSQPAACNLGISQGEDKSCNDGKDASAAANCQDTDCFASSTDENITPGHRRAPSLPLDVPPVDVDKVRCIIRNIVRDWAQEGQIERDECYKPILEELNRLFPDRSRPPSCLVPGAGLGRLALEISSLGFVSQGNEFSYYMMICSSFILNHTQEANEWTIYPWIHNNCNSLSDKDQLRAVSFPDIHPSSAGITEGFSMCAGDFVEVYNEESQESAWDAVVTCFFLDTAHNIVEYIEIISKILKDGGVWVNMGPLLYHFADAYGPDDDMSIELSLEDVKRVAYHYGFVMEVEKMIDTTYTANMVSMMQNRYRAAFWTMRKDASRSKAKKRQ